A window of Apium graveolens cultivar Ventura chromosome 8, ASM990537v1, whole genome shotgun sequence contains these coding sequences:
- the LOC141680440 gene encoding uncharacterized protein LOC141680440, translated as MWSYNTTPQSTTGETPFMLTYDYEAMVPVEVGSGSLHRARYMEEDAEVNQRLHLDLLEETRENSQLRLAAYQQRAARYYNKKVKGQLLKVGDLVLRKVMSNMKNSQHGVFGANWEGPYKIKAILWKGTYHLEDMEGKLVPRAWNAEHLRKYYQ; from the coding sequence ATGTGGTCCTACAACACTACTCCACAatctactacgggagaaactCCATTTATGCTGACTTATGACTATGAAGCTATGGTTCCTGTGGAAGTTGGTTCGGGATCGCTTCACAGAGCTCGTTACATGGAAGAAGATGCAGAGGTTAATCAAAGGCTACATTTGGATCTCTTGGAAGAAACAAGGGAAAATTCTCAGTTGAGGCTTGCAGCGTATCAACAACGTGCCGCCAGATATTATAACAAGAAGGTGAAGGGACAGCTGCTGAAGGTAGGGGATTTGGTGCTTAGGAAGGTGATGTCAAACATGAAGAATTCCCAACATGGAGtttttggagctaattgggaaggaccatacaagataaAAGCAATATTGTGGAAAGGGACTTATCATCTTGAGGATATGGAAGGAAAGCTGGTTCCGCGAGCGTGGAACGCAgaacatctccgaaagtattatcagtaa